A genomic window from Caldicellulosiruptor kronotskyensis 2002 includes:
- the dapF gene encoding diaminopimelate epimerase, producing the protein MLFSKMHGLGNDFIVIDARGKEDIDYNLLAKRMCHRHIGVGADGLLLVLDSKLADIRMRIINSDGSEAEMCGNGIRCFAKYVFERGIVKATKFKVETLAGIIEPELFINEYGLVDKVKVNMGKPSFKRKDIPMQGDPKSDAINTSIVVDGNEYRITSLLMGVPHTILFVDDLEKVDIYTLGPKIEKHEIFPRKTNVNFVQVIDKNNIKVRTWERGAGATFACGTGSCASVIAANLNGLTERKANVHLYFGILEIEWREDGIVFMTGPAEEVFVGEYLD; encoded by the coding sequence ATGCTTTTTTCTAAGATGCACGGGCTTGGAAATGACTTTATTGTAATAGATGCAAGAGGCAAAGAGGATATAGATTATAACTTGCTTGCAAAGAGGATGTGTCATCGGCACATTGGTGTTGGAGCAGACGGTTTGTTGCTTGTTTTAGATTCGAAGCTTGCTGATATCAGGATGAGAATTATAAACTCAGACGGGTCTGAAGCTGAGATGTGTGGAAATGGAATTCGGTGTTTTGCAAAATATGTATTTGAAAGGGGAATTGTAAAAGCTACTAAATTCAAAGTTGAAACATTGGCAGGAATAATTGAACCTGAGCTATTTATAAACGAATATGGACTTGTTGATAAAGTTAAAGTGAATATGGGAAAGCCCAGCTTTAAAAGAAAAGATATACCAATGCAAGGCGACCCAAAAAGTGATGCCATAAATACATCTATTGTAGTTGATGGCAATGAATACAGAATTACATCTCTTTTGATGGGTGTTCCGCACACTATTTTGTTTGTTGACGATTTAGAAAAGGTAGACATTTATACTTTAGGACCTAAAATAGAAAAGCATGAGATATTTCCAAGGAAAACAAATGTCAATTTTGTTCAGGTGATTGACAAGAATAATATAAAAGTGAGAACTTGGGAAAGAGGTGCAGGGGCTACATTTGCATGCGGCACTGGTTCTTGTGCTTCTGTGATAGCAGCAAACTTAAATGGACTTACAGAAAGAAAAGCAAATGTCCACCTTTATTTTGGAATTCTTGAAATAGAGTGGCGAGAAGACGGTATAGTTTTTATGACAGGACCTGCCGAGGAGGTTTTTGTTGGGGAATATTTGGATTAA
- a CDS encoding helix-turn-helix domain-containing protein: MIEKLLELKFSIREIARKLGTNPSTILREMERSTTVQIKKILAHMKNILLRQVR, from the coding sequence ATGATAGAAAAGCTTTTAGAGTTGAAGTTTAGCATAAGAGAGATAGCAAGAAAATTAGGGACAAACCCAAGCACAATTTTACGTGAGATGGAAAGAAGTACAACAGTTCAAATAAAAAAAATCTTAGCACATATGAAAAATATTTTGCTGAGACAGGTGAGGTAG
- the secG gene encoding preprotein translocase subunit SecG translates to MAKIILTVLELLLAIALIIVVLLQSGKSAGLSGSIAGGAETFFGKYKGRTLDAMLGRYTWIIAAAFFVVSIVLFFVIK, encoded by the coding sequence ATGGCAAAGATAATTTTAACCGTGTTGGAACTTCTTTTAGCAATTGCACTTATAATTGTTGTGCTTTTGCAGTCTGGCAAGAGTGCAGGACTTTCTGGTTCAATTGCAGGTGGAGCTGAAACATTTTTTGGAAAGTACAAGGGAAGAACTCTTGATGCTATGCTTGGAAGATACACATGGATAATTGCAGCAGCGTTCTTTGTTGTATCAATAGTTTTGTTCTTTGTAATAAAGTAA
- a CDS encoding HDIG domain-containing metalloprotein, giving the protein MSITREVALEELKKRIKTQNLFKHCLACEAIMRELACYFEQDMDKWGICGLVHDIDYEDTKNDPNAHSLVGAKILEDLGFDKDIVYAVKVHNDAHGLPRLSLLDKALYCVDPTSGFIVAGALILPSKKLSDVTVPFLLNRFNEKSFAKGANREQMKACSELGLELEEFLGIALKAMQKISNDLGL; this is encoded by the coding sequence ATGAGCATTACACGTGAAGTTGCGCTAGAAGAGCTCAAGAAGAGAATAAAGACACAGAATCTTTTCAAACATTGTCTGGCTTGCGAGGCTATCATGCGCGAGCTTGCATGCTATTTTGAACAGGATATGGACAAGTGGGGGATTTGTGGGCTTGTTCATGATATAGATTATGAAGATACCAAAAATGACCCTAATGCACACAGCTTAGTTGGTGCAAAAATTTTGGAGGATTTGGGGTTTGACAAGGACATTGTGTATGCTGTGAAGGTTCACAACGACGCACATGGTCTTCCAAGACTTTCACTTTTGGATAAAGCTCTTTACTGTGTTGACCCAACTTCAGGTTTTATTGTTGCAGGTGCGCTGATTCTACCATCAAAAAAACTTTCGGATGTGACAGTGCCGTTTTTATTAAACAGATTTAATGAAAAAAGCTTTGCAAAGGGTGCAAACAGAGAACAGATGAAAGCATGTTCTGAACTTGGACTTGAACTTGAAGAATTTTTGGGAATAGCCCTTAAAGCTATGCAAAAAATATCTAATGATCTTGGATTGTAA
- the rnr gene encoding ribonuclease R, translating to MKKIKFEEKKQEVLNLFQEESYHPMTFSEILEILNWQEKDEKLLRKILEELEQEGKIVKTKRGRFGLAEEMNLFAGVLEVNPRGYGFLIPDNPNVPDIYISPENMNGAMHGDRVLVKALSAVPVEGKKIEGYVERILQRGITKVVGRYEDSKNFGFVIPDDQRITYDIYIPKSSKNKAKTGQKVVVEITRYPEKRRNPEGKIVEILGYENAKGVDILSIIKKYELDEEFPKEVLKEVENIPDEVTEEDLEGRVDLRNLTIFTIDGEDAKDFDDAVSIQKLPNGNYLLGVHIADVSHYVKPNTHLDKEAYKRGTSVYLVDRVIPMLPFKLSNGICSLNPNVDRLTFSVMMEIDKQGNVVKHDIFESVIRSKERMTYTNVTKILKEEDKELLKRYEHIREDLELMRELALILREKRMKRGALDFDFDETKVILDKNGKPIDVVRYELTISNKIIEEFMLICNETVANHFYWLNVPFLYRVHEEPDIEKIYQFAEFIYNMGYVLKGISNKVHPKALQAVLEQSRGTPEERVIHTLCLRSLKKARYCEENLGHFGLSTEYYCHFTSPIRRYPDLVIHRIMKDVLKGKMTEKKAQKLKLKMPEIAKWTSQRERVAEEAERETIDLKKVEFMQDKIGQVFEGIISNVTPFGFFVELENTIEGLVRVSSLEDDYYVFNEKTYQLIGEKSKKVYKIGDKVKVMLIDANVPLRQIEFSVVEKLKM from the coding sequence GTGAAAAAAATTAAATTTGAAGAGAAAAAACAGGAGGTTTTAAATCTTTTTCAGGAAGAAAGTTATCATCCCATGACCTTTTCAGAAATCCTTGAGATTTTGAACTGGCAAGAAAAAGATGAAAAGCTTCTCAGAAAGATATTAGAAGAATTAGAACAAGAGGGCAAGATTGTAAAGACGAAGCGTGGCAGGTTCGGTCTTGCCGAAGAGATGAACTTGTTTGCTGGAGTGCTTGAGGTAAATCCGCGCGGCTATGGTTTTCTGATTCCTGACAATCCAAATGTTCCAGATATTTATATTTCACCTGAGAACATGAATGGTGCTATGCATGGAGACAGAGTGCTTGTCAAGGCACTTTCTGCTGTTCCTGTTGAGGGTAAAAAAATTGAAGGATATGTTGAGAGAATTTTACAAAGGGGTATTACAAAAGTTGTTGGAAGGTATGAGGATAGCAAAAACTTTGGTTTTGTTATTCCAGATGACCAGAGGATAACATATGATATCTATATTCCAAAGAGCAGTAAGAATAAAGCAAAGACAGGTCAGAAGGTTGTTGTTGAGATTACAAGGTATCCTGAAAAAAGAAGAAATCCTGAAGGGAAAATTGTTGAGATTTTGGGGTATGAAAATGCCAAAGGTGTTGACATTCTCTCAATAATCAAGAAATATGAACTTGACGAGGAATTTCCAAAAGAGGTACTAAAAGAAGTTGAGAATATTCCAGATGAAGTGACAGAAGAGGATTTAGAAGGAAGGGTTGACCTTCGCAACTTAACAATCTTTACAATTGATGGCGAGGACGCAAAAGACTTTGATGATGCAGTATCTATCCAAAAACTTCCAAATGGGAACTATCTTTTGGGTGTTCACATTGCTGATGTAAGCCACTATGTAAAACCAAACACCCATCTTGACAAGGAAGCCTACAAGCGTGGAACATCTGTATATCTTGTTGACAGAGTTATACCAATGCTTCCGTTTAAGCTTTCAAATGGTATCTGTTCACTTAACCCCAATGTTGACAGATTGACGTTTTCAGTTATGATGGAGATTGATAAGCAAGGAAATGTTGTAAAACATGATATATTTGAAAGTGTTATAAGAAGCAAAGAGAGAATGACCTATACAAATGTTACAAAGATTCTCAAAGAAGAGGACAAGGAGCTTTTGAAAAGGTATGAACATATAAGGGAAGACTTAGAGCTTATGCGCGAGCTTGCACTTATCCTGCGAGAAAAGAGAATGAAAAGAGGGGCTTTGGACTTTGATTTTGACGAGACAAAAGTCATACTGGACAAAAACGGCAAACCTATAGATGTTGTTCGATATGAGCTTACAATCTCTAATAAAATAATTGAAGAGTTTATGTTGATTTGTAATGAAACAGTTGCAAATCATTTTTACTGGTTAAATGTTCCGTTTTTGTACAGGGTTCATGAAGAACCTGATATTGAAAAGATTTATCAATTTGCAGAGTTCATATACAATATGGGATATGTTTTAAAAGGTATATCAAATAAGGTTCATCCCAAAGCTTTACAGGCAGTTTTAGAGCAAAGCCGTGGAACACCAGAAGAAAGGGTCATTCATACTTTGTGTTTGAGGTCGCTAAAAAAAGCCAGATACTGTGAAGAAAATCTTGGGCACTTTGGTCTTTCGACAGAATACTATTGTCACTTTACCTCTCCAATTAGAAGGTATCCTGACCTTGTCATCCACAGAATTATGAAAGATGTATTAAAAGGTAAAATGACAGAAAAGAAGGCTCAAAAATTAAAACTTAAAATGCCAGAGATTGCAAAGTGGACGTCACAGAGAGAAAGAGTTGCAGAAGAAGCAGAAAGAGAAACAATTGACCTCAAGAAGGTTGAATTTATGCAGGACAAGATTGGTCAGGTCTTTGAAGGAATTATTTCGAATGTCACGCCTTTTGGATTTTTTGTTGAACTTGAAAATACAATCGAAGGCTTGGTAAGAGTCAGCTCTTTAGAAGATGATTATTATGTCTTTAATGAAAAAACTTATCAGCTAATAGGCGAGAAGTCCAAAAAGGTATACAAGATAGGTGACAAGGTAAAAGTAATGCTCATTGACGCCAATGTCCCGCTAAGACAAATTGAGTTTTCTGTTGTTGAAAAACTCAAAATGTAG
- the dnaX gene encoding DNA polymerase III subunit gamma/tau, with amino-acid sequence MHIALYRKYRPKVFEDVVAQEHITRTLKNQIKQDKVAHAYIFCGPRGTGKTTTAKIMSRAVNCLNPKDGNPCNECEICRSILDEKTLDVLEIDAASNTSVNDVRQIRDEVRYPPSVCKKKVYIIDEVHMLSTGAFNALLKTLEEPPEHALFILATTDIQKVPATILSRCQRFDFKRISVKDIYERLKKIVQMENISIDDNALYLISQKAEGALRDALTILERCINTSDEHITYKFVANLLGVTSTEIVKEYIAAIVENDSNKGLKVVNRLWDEGMDVNTFLEEAVKLLRSALILRLGAKDVLVDMLESDKDFVINISNLVDSNRLVSIIKMLIDTANQIRWTRFPKVLLEINTIKLCDSQFDTSFETLIERVRKLETKLSQLAENPKAFEALKFEKAQSTKQEQKTVNIAEKSASSVDSNASFSLSEILSRWQEIKEAIKEEKPGLSHVLQNASLRLENGVKVCFKQEDSVFAEVLSRNMEYFKSVLKRIVGYEGEVIVDVEKQEPFKENTVSDQEIINKLKDIFPDTEITIKE; translated from the coding sequence ATGCACATAGCACTTTACAGGAAATACAGGCCCAAAGTGTTTGAAGATGTTGTTGCACAAGAGCACATAACAAGGACTTTAAAAAATCAAATAAAACAGGACAAAGTAGCTCACGCATACATCTTTTGCGGCCCGAGAGGCACTGGCAAGACAACAACTGCAAAAATAATGTCAAGAGCTGTGAACTGTTTGAATCCCAAGGATGGGAATCCGTGCAACGAATGTGAGATATGCAGAAGCATCTTGGATGAAAAGACGCTTGATGTTTTGGAGATTGACGCTGCATCAAACACAAGTGTAAATGATGTGAGACAAATCAGGGACGAGGTCAGGTACCCACCTTCTGTTTGCAAAAAGAAGGTATATATAATAGACGAGGTGCACATGCTCTCAACAGGGGCTTTCAACGCGCTTTTAAAAACCCTTGAAGAACCTCCCGAACATGCACTTTTTATTCTGGCAACCACAGATATTCAGAAAGTACCTGCAACCATTCTTTCAAGATGTCAGAGGTTTGATTTTAAAAGGATTTCTGTAAAGGACATATATGAAAGGCTCAAAAAGATTGTTCAGATGGAAAATATTTCGATTGACGATAATGCCCTCTATTTGATTTCGCAAAAGGCAGAAGGTGCTCTGAGGGATGCTTTGACCATATTAGAAAGGTGTATAAATACATCTGATGAACATATAACCTACAAGTTTGTTGCAAATCTTTTAGGTGTTACATCAACCGAGATAGTGAAAGAATATATTGCTGCTATTGTAGAAAATGATTCAAACAAAGGACTTAAAGTCGTAAATAGACTTTGGGATGAAGGAATGGATGTAAATACTTTTTTAGAAGAAGCTGTGAAGCTTTTGAGAAGTGCACTTATTTTGCGACTTGGCGCAAAAGATGTTTTAGTTGACATGCTTGAAAGTGATAAAGATTTTGTCATTAATATATCAAACCTTGTTGATTCAAACAGACTTGTTTCAATTATAAAGATGCTTATTGACACCGCCAACCAGATACGCTGGACAAGGTTTCCAAAGGTTTTGCTTGAAATAAACACAATAAAGCTTTGCGACAGCCAGTTTGACACCTCATTTGAAACGCTCATTGAAAGAGTTCGAAAACTTGAGACAAAACTTTCTCAGCTTGCTGAAAATCCCAAGGCTTTTGAAGCTTTAAAGTTTGAAAAAGCTCAATCTACAAAACAAGAGCAAAAGACAGTAAATATAGCTGAAAAAAGTGCATCAAGTGTGGACAGCAATGCATCTTTTTCATTGTCTGAGATTTTGAGCAGGTGGCAGGAAATAAAAGAGGCTATCAAAGAAGAAAAGCCGGGACTTTCGCATGTTCTTCAAAATGCCAGCCTGAGGTTAGAAAATGGTGTGAAGGTGTGTTTTAAGCAGGAAGATAGTGTGTTTGCAGAGGTTTTGAGCAGAAACATGGAGTATTTTAAGTCAGTTCTAAAGAGGATTGTGGGGTATGAAGGTGAAGTCATTGTTGATGTTGAAAAGCAAGAGCCATTTAAAGAAAATACTGTGTCTGACCAGGAAATAATAAACAAGCTTAAGGACATCTTCCCTGACACAGAGATTACTATAAAAGAGTGA
- a CDS encoding DUF362 domain-containing protein — MNNNIYIIYGKDAKSMTKQLLEYADVKKYIPLGSKIAIKPNLVVAKPYTSGATTNPHIVEGIIEYLSENGFENIAILEGAWLGASTKRAFEVCGYTEIAKKYNVKLIDTKDDKPLKINVDGFELNICSQVYSYDFLINVPLLKGHCQTQLTCALKNLKGLIPDSEKRRFHTLGLHKPIAYLNKAIKTHIIVVDSIMPDPDFEEGGNPVEKDFIALGFDPVLIDSFAAEHLGYNPYDIEYIRLAEKLGIGKAGEYNLIEINSDKKPTGVSKRSSIVSRYTKYIEEKDACSVCYANLISALMRLDEQGILKRLSKKLYIGQGYKGKVMDGIGIGSCTSDFNICKQGCPPKSNEIVEFLKQNL, encoded by the coding sequence ATGAACAACAATATTTACATCATCTACGGTAAAGATGCTAAATCTATGACAAAACAGCTTCTTGAGTATGCCGATGTGAAAAAATATATTCCTCTGGGGAGCAAAATTGCTATAAAGCCCAACTTGGTTGTTGCAAAGCCGTATACCTCAGGTGCTACAACAAATCCACATATTGTTGAAGGAATCATAGAGTACTTGAGTGAAAATGGGTTTGAAAACATTGCAATTTTAGAGGGTGCATGGCTTGGCGCTTCTACAAAAAGGGCGTTTGAAGTTTGTGGGTATACTGAGATTGCAAAGAAGTATAATGTAAAGCTCATTGACACGAAAGATGATAAGCCTTTGAAGATAAATGTTGATGGATTTGAACTGAACATTTGTAGCCAGGTCTATAGCTACGATTTTTTAATAAACGTTCCGCTTTTGAAAGGGCACTGCCAGACACAACTTACCTGTGCTTTGAAAAATCTCAAAGGGCTTATTCCTGACAGTGAAAAGAGAAGGTTTCACACACTTGGTCTTCACAAACCAATTGCCTACTTGAACAAAGCAATAAAGACACATATAATAGTGGTGGACAGTATTATGCCAGACCCTGACTTTGAAGAGGGAGGAAATCCTGTTGAGAAGGATTTTATAGCCCTTGGCTTTGACCCGGTTCTGATTGACAGCTTTGCTGCCGAGCATTTGGGATACAACCCATATGACATTGAATACATAAGATTAGCAGAAAAATTAGGTATTGGGAAAGCAGGTGAGTATAATCTCATAGAAATAAATTCTGATAAAAAACCTACAGGAGTTTCAAAAAGGTCTTCAATTGTTTCAAGATACACAAAATATATTGAAGAAAAAGACGCATGTTCTGTATGTTATGCAAACCTCATAAGTGCTCTTATGAGGTTAGACGAGCAGGGGATTTTAAAAAGACTTTCGAAAAAACTCTACATTGGACAAGGCTATAAAGGGAAAGTTATGGATGGAATAGGAATTGGGAGCTGTACAAGCGATTTTAATATATGCAAACAGGGATGTCCTCCAAAGTCAAACGAGATTGTTGAATTTTTAAAACAGAATTTATAG
- the hpf gene encoding ribosome hibernation-promoting factor, HPF/YfiA family: MNFIISGKNIEVTDALKERVEKKLSKLERYIKLNTDVHVTLSVEKISHIVEVTIPFHGMILRAEERSNDMYSAIDLVVDTLERQIRKFKTKIAKRAKDAESLRYMTFELEEPEKEVQEENSEFKIAKTKRFPIKPMSVEEAILQMNLLGHNFFVFLNQDTDKVNVVYKRNDGAYGLIEPEY; encoded by the coding sequence ATGAACTTTATTATCAGTGGTAAAAACATAGAAGTAACTGATGCACTAAAAGAGAGGGTTGAAAAAAAACTTTCAAAACTTGAGAGGTATATAAAACTAAATACAGATGTTCATGTAACTTTGAGTGTTGAAAAGATTTCACATATAGTTGAAGTGACAATACCGTTTCATGGAATGATTTTGAGAGCTGAAGAGAGAAGCAACGATATGTACAGTGCCATAGATTTGGTAGTTGACACCTTGGAAAGACAAATTAGAAAGTTCAAAACAAAGATAGCAAAAAGGGCAAAAGACGCAGAGTCTTTGCGATACATGACATTTGAATTGGAAGAACCTGAAAAAGAGGTTCAAGAAGAAAATAGTGAGTTTAAAATTGCTAAAACAAAGAGGTTTCCAATAAAGCCAATGAGTGTTGAAGAGGCTATTTTGCAAATGAATTTGCTTGGTCACAACTTCTTTGTATTCTTAAATCAGGACACAGATAAGGTGAACGTGGTATATAAAAGAAACGACGGCGCGTATGGTTTAATTGAACCTGAATATTAA
- the secA gene encoding preprotein translocase subunit SecA: protein MLKIIEKLIGSYSEREIKKILPIVDKIESLAPEYERLTDAELRQKTDIFKQRLKNGETLDDILPEAFAAVREAAWRTLRMRHFRVQLIGGIVLHQGRIAEMKTGEGKTLVATLPAYLNALEGKGVHIVTVNDYLAKRDAEWMGPIYNFLGLSVGVIVHGLSHEERKKAYNCDITYGTNNEFGFDYLRDNMAIYKEELVQRELNYAIIDEVDSILIDEARTPLIISGPAEKSTDLYKRADNFVRRLKPLYYNSDDDKQMPDTNGYDYIVNEKRHTVSLTEEGIKKAEKYFGVTNLADPENATLHHHIIQALKAHALMKRDRDYVVKDGQVIIVDEFTGRLMYGRRFSEGLHQAIEAKEGVRIERESKTLATITFQNYFRLYKKLAGMTGTAKTEEQEFREIYKLDVIEIPTHKPMIRIDHPDKVYKTEKAKFEAIVQEIVETHKKGQPVLVGTVSIEKSEMLSEMLKKHGIKHEVLNAKHHEKEAMIIAKAGQRGAVTIATNMAGRGTDIVLGEGVAELGGLKVIGTERHESRRIDNQLRGRAGRQGDPGESRFYVSLEDDLMRLFGSERIKNLVESLGLPDDQPIEHKILSDAIEKAQKRVEARNFEIRKHLLQFDDVLNKQREIIYSQRRKVLEGENLRDSILGMIDELVDYKIKIYTGESPHPEDWDIKGLLQDLKFIFLDSELSEQDAKNMTKQELKEKLISIAKEKYEKKEQEIGELMRELERVVLLRVVDMHWMEHIDAVEQLREGISLRAIGQKDPIVEFRFEAFEMFDEMIKRIQEDTIKIILHANVENMPQRERVAKEMYENAPSDTPVRKPVVKTQKVGRNDPCPCGSGKKYKKCCGAV from the coding sequence ATGTTAAAGATAATTGAAAAGCTTATAGGTAGCTACAGTGAAAGAGAGATAAAAAAAATCTTGCCAATAGTTGACAAAATAGAGTCGCTTGCACCAGAGTATGAAAGATTAACAGATGCAGAGCTGAGGCAAAAGACAGATATATTCAAACAGAGGCTAAAAAACGGCGAAACTTTGGACGATATCCTGCCAGAAGCATTTGCAGCTGTGCGAGAGGCTGCTTGGCGAACGCTCAGGATGCGCCATTTTAGAGTGCAGCTTATAGGTGGAATAGTTTTGCACCAGGGCAGGATTGCAGAGATGAAAACTGGTGAAGGTAAAACCCTTGTGGCAACTCTACCTGCGTACTTGAACGCTTTGGAGGGCAAGGGTGTTCATATAGTAACTGTCAATGACTACTTGGCAAAAAGAGACGCTGAGTGGATGGGACCTATTTACAATTTCTTGGGGCTTTCTGTTGGTGTTATAGTCCATGGACTTAGTCATGAAGAGAGGAAAAAAGCATACAACTGTGATATTACCTATGGTACAAATAACGAGTTTGGGTTTGATTACTTGCGAGACAACATGGCAATTTACAAAGAAGAACTTGTGCAAAGAGAGTTAAACTATGCAATAATCGATGAGGTTGACTCAATCTTGATTGATGAGGCAAGAACGCCTCTTATCATCTCAGGTCCTGCTGAGAAATCAACAGACCTTTACAAAAGAGCTGACAATTTTGTAAGAAGACTAAAACCTCTTTATTATAACAGTGATGATGACAAACAAATGCCTGATACAAACGGCTATGACTATATAGTAAACGAGAAAAGACACACAGTTTCGCTCACAGAAGAGGGTATCAAGAAGGCCGAGAAATATTTTGGTGTTACAAACTTAGCTGACCCAGAAAATGCAACGCTTCATCATCACATTATCCAGGCATTGAAAGCCCATGCTCTTATGAAAAGAGATAGGGACTATGTTGTAAAAGATGGGCAGGTAATAATTGTTGATGAGTTCACAGGAAGATTGATGTACGGACGAAGGTTTTCGGAGGGGCTTCACCAAGCAATAGAGGCAAAAGAAGGTGTGAGGATAGAAAGAGAGAGCAAAACTTTAGCAACAATAACTTTTCAGAACTATTTCAGGCTTTACAAAAAACTTGCTGGTATGACAGGTACTGCAAAAACTGAAGAGCAGGAGTTCAGAGAGATTTACAAGCTTGATGTTATAGAAATTCCAACTCATAAACCAATGATAAGAATTGACCATCCAGACAAGGTTTACAAGACAGAAAAGGCAAAGTTTGAAGCAATTGTTCAGGAGATTGTTGAGACTCATAAGAAAGGCCAGCCTGTTTTGGTTGGTACAGTGTCAATTGAGAAGTCTGAGATGCTGAGCGAGATGCTCAAAAAACATGGTATAAAACATGAAGTTTTAAATGCGAAACATCATGAAAAAGAGGCAATGATAATTGCAAAGGCTGGTCAAAGAGGTGCTGTAACAATTGCAACCAACATGGCAGGCCGTGGAACAGACATTGTTTTGGGCGAGGGTGTTGCTGAGCTTGGTGGACTCAAAGTAATCGGCACAGAAAGACATGAGAGCAGGCGAATAGACAACCAGCTTCGTGGAAGAGCCGGCCGTCAGGGTGACCCTGGTGAATCAAGGTTCTATGTATCATTGGAAGACGATTTAATGAGACTTTTTGGTTCAGAGAGGATTAAAAATCTTGTTGAATCGCTGGGCTTGCCTGATGACCAGCCAATTGAACATAAGATCTTGTCTGATGCAATTGAAAAGGCACAAAAGAGGGTTGAGGCACGAAACTTCGAGATACGAAAACATCTTTTGCAGTTTGACGATGTTTTGAACAAGCAAAGAGAGATAATATACTCACAAAGGCGCAAGGTTTTAGAAGGCGAGAACTTAAGGGATTCTATCCTTGGCATGATAGATGAGCTTGTGGACTACAAGATAAAAATTTACACAGGCGAAAGTCCTCACCCTGAAGACTGGGATATAAAAGGTCTTTTGCAGGATTTGAAGTTTATATTCTTGGATAGTGAGCTTTCTGAGCAGGATGCAAAAAATATGACAAAACAGGAGCTGAAAGAAAAGCTCATCTCAATTGCAAAAGAAAAATATGAGAAGAAAGAACAAGAAATTGGCGAGCTTATGCGTGAGCTTGAAAGGGTTGTGCTTTTGCGAGTTGTTGACATGCACTGGATGGAGCATATAGATGCTGTTGAGCAGCTGAGAGAAGGTATATCGCTTCGTGCGATTGGTCAAAAAGACCCAATAGTTGAGTTCAGGTTCGAAGCGTTTGAGATGTTTGATGAGATGATAAAGAGAATTCAGGAGGACACAATAAAGATTATACTTCATGCAAATGTTGAAAATATGCCTCAGAGAGAAAGAGTTGCAAAAGAAATGTATGAAAATGCGCCATCAGACACGCCTGTAAGAAAACCTGTTGTAAAAACACAGAAGGTTGGGAGAAACGATCCATGTCCTTGCGGTAGCGGCAAAAAATACAAAAAATGCTGTGGCGCAGTTTAA